GCATTTTAAAATATCAGCAAATAGTGGCGTTTGTAGAATCTGGTGAACATGAGGAGGTTGACTTTGAAGATAGTCGCCCAGGAAGCGCAGGACAGCCTTGCGATACTGTTTCTTCACAAAATAGCGATCAAGCGCATTAAAAAGCTCCTTGTTCAGGTCAGAAAACCCCCTGATGAATACAATTTAGGCATATATGACTAACCTTGGGATGCTTCTTTCCGAACTGCACAAGAGCCTCCCGCGTGATTCTCTCATTTGGCTCAAGGCTTGATAGCGCTTCGGTGACAGACGGGTAAAGCTTCTCCATCCATCCTGTGAACAGGCGGTCAATGAGTGGGTTGGAGGAAAGGTCAGAATCAGAACCGTCATGATCCTCTTCCGCAATTGATATGATTTCCATGATATTCGCCAGTGACGCTTCCACAACACCTTTCTCGGGAGAGGACTTGGCTAGAAGCGCAGAGCACGAGTCCCACCATGCAAATATCCGCTCAGGAGTTCGAAGTATCGAAAGTAGTTGACGAAGGATGTTCAGAAAGGGCGCGAAGGCTGAAGGTTTGTCTTTGACGTGCTTGTCAAAAATGGACAGGAGCTCTTCCTGGAGGCGATCTGCCGTAGCGTCGTCATATTTCTGGTGTCGACGGAGGTATGCATCAATGATCTTTTCTAAGTCGTCGGGCAGCGAAGCCGTTGGCTCAGCGAGGAAGGCGACGATCGCCTTGGAGAGGTCCTTTAGCGACCTAAACAGTGGAGATAATTGTCAGCGGACAGCGTATAATATTTGACGTATGGAGATGAATGTCGCAGGATCCAAAGGAGGAGATGGGGTGGAAGATCATGAGGGACGAGCCGTTGAGTGAGGGGAGCTCGAGTCGGCGACGTTTTGGGGATGGAGTTTTCTGCAGGGGACGAGATGACGTACGCCGATGAAGCCATGACGGGCTTGACGGCCTCATCCGAGCTCGTGAGACTCAAGGTGAGCAGACCGAGATGGTGAGGCCCGTAGAAGTGTGGATCTTGAGCCAAGGACCTGAAGCCGTCGGAGATGTAATTTGGGTGAAGCTATTCGGTGACGCTCAGTCAGTATCCAGGGCAGGCAGCTGATTTTTGGGCATGGGTAACGGCGCGGCGCGGCTGGCCGTGGCGGTACCTTGCCTTTCGCTGCACCATTCTCAAGGTGGTGCGAGTTTGTGGCGCTTACGAGTGGAGCCTCCGTGCGCTGGAAAATCATTCGGCGACCAGCGACTTCACTGAAAATAGCGGTTGTAACTCGAGCCACAGGGGGTCGTCTAGAGGCTATCGCTTTAGTAGTGGTCTAAGCGAAAATGAGTTTGGGGGGTTGCGGCAGGGAGCGGGGCCGGCAGAAAGCTGATCGGTCACAGCTTGATGTCCCGACATGGTCCCCTCTACCTGTCCAACCTCGATGGAGACAGCCGAACGGCGGTACCCTGAACCTCAGGGAATGCCCCGCCGCGCTAGTAACCCCGCAGTTTCCTGATACTAGCTGCAGACGAGACCGTACCATGACTTTGTGGGTAATGATCACACCAGACTCAGAGTCCTTCTGACCTAGAAATCGAGCCACTCAACTTTGGGCCAGGAAGGGAAGGGACGGGACTTGATTGAGTGaagtgaggtgaggtgaggtggTTGCAGTTCCTGAGTCGTCAATCGATGAGGGGAAAGACTCAGGGCAAAGCAACCACACAACATTCCTTGGTGTACTTAAGACGGCCCTcctgctcttcctcatcttaTTCTCCTTTCCTTCCTCTCTCATCATTATCCAGATCACTTTATAAACCaatccaacaacaacaacaacaacaacaacaacaacaacaacaacaacagtaACCTCTTTTTTGTGGTAGCTAGCATCTCCTTTTAGTGCTCGTCTACTTCTACAACTTGACTTCAACACACGTCACAATTCTTCCTCAACTATTACCCTCTTCTAAACCCCCAACAATACCGCAAAGATGAGTGCGCAGAAGACCTCGGCCATCGCTGATCAGGAGCCCGTTGACGTTCTCTTCGCCATTCACGAAAAGTTCGATCTTCTGGACTTTGCCGGCGCGCTCGAGGTCTTTACTACTGCTTCACACGATTTCAAGGACCCTGACAGTAAGTATCCTCTATCTCACAGTATAATAGTCCATACCCCTCGTTTTGGTGTACGGTGCATCCATTTGCTTTACCCCTCCCGCTGATCACATATCCCCTTCATGTAGACAACAAGGCCTTCGAGGTCACCATCGTCGGTCCTGAGCCCAAGGTCATCTCCGACCAGGGCGTCGTCGTTGGCTCCCAGATCTCCTACAAGGAGGCTCACGAACGTCTTGAGGACTTTgacatcctcgtcgtcgttgGTGGTAACTCCAAGGAGGTCGTCGCCAAAGAGCTCCAACCCCTCTCTCTCATCACCGACTTCTCGGAGCTTCAGAAGCGTGACCCTGCCCGCGAGCGTACCATCCTCTCTATCTGCACAGGTGCCCTCTTCCTTGGCAAGCAGGGTATCCTCTCTGGCCTCTCTGCCACTACCCACCCCGACTTTCTCACCACCTTTGAGAACATTTGCAGCGATGCTGCTACCGTGAACCTTCAAGAACGTACCGACGTGGTTGAGGACGCTCGCTACGTCGTCAACAACCTTCGATTCGATCTCGGCGAGGACGAGAGCCCATACATCCGCCGCAAGTCCGATGCTGGTCAGGGACGTCGCCCTTCGGCAGCCCGGTACGTAACACATGCAGAGTGGTCCCTTTATACCCCACTTTGTCATGCATTGAGTTTGAGACAGTTAAACTGACTTATGATGACACACAGAAAGGGAAGCATGTCGTTTCAAGGATTCCAACACCCGCCGTGAGTCCATCGTACGCCGCGCAGCTATGCGACTTGGTGGTCTCCGGGTGGTCACATCCGGAGGTGTCAGCTCTGGCATTGATGCAGCCCTGTATCTTGTCAGCGCTATGATTGATGACTTTACTGCGTTGGAGGTGGCCAGGAGACTTCAGTGGACCTGGAACAAGGGTGTTGTCGTCGATGGTCTCGACGTCTAAGATCCCCGGCATTGATTGCTGGCTTGTACGAATTAAGAGTTTACGAGGGGCTCAGGCATGGCCCTGATTGAGACCAATATTTATGTATTTAATGTATTTGACTGATGAGCGGGAGGAACCCTaagaaaacaccaaaaagaCTAGGAGCTCTCTATTTAATTCAATTGTTTTGGTCGCCTTTCAAAAATGTTTGAGAAAGTCAGTCAAACTGAATTGATCACTGATGATAACCAGATGCCCATCTCGGGCTTATTGGGTTCATGGCTGTGTCGGCGTTGAACTGCGGAGGTGGAGGTCAAAATGTAACACTAAAAAGCCACCAAAACACAAAGAGCAAACGCCAAAGGGCAATGACGTGTTAGAGCAGGACCCACACAAGCTCGGGGAGCTCCAGGTCGCGATGCGGGATAAGCTGGAGGTCGTGTGATGATGGTTATGTCCACGAACCAGGGGGGGGAAACAGGGGTCAGAGTGGGCTAGGCAAGGGACATCACCTCATACTATGAATGAAACGAGCAACGAAGCGGTCGTCAGTCCCTCTCAATTACAGTTGCGTTTGCATTTGAGATGGGCTAGGGATGTAGGGATCGGAAAAGAGAAGCACGATCAAGGTGACATGGGTAACATGATTTCGGTGAAGGGAATTGGATATCAGCTCATGATatcgagaccaagaaggtGTGAGAGCAGttgaagtcatgatgaaCTGAATAGACTCAATCGGGTCTTGGCTATGGCCCCTAAGTTAGAGCTCATCGGCTTACTTGCATTATCATGACCGACAGTTGACCTTCAACTGCCATTGACCACAATGCATCGCAGTTTGAGGGGGTACGGTACCTATTCTATTGTGCAACCCATGGCCCACTTGCGGCTGCATATCATGAGACTGCATGTGACCATTAGGATAACTGTAGCCTTTGATTGACCGAGCTTGTTACCTCAATCAGTGTAAGGATGAAGTCACGCAAAACCTTCAATTCTTAATGCACACCGTCATGGCTTTCGTATTACACTTTGCAGCCTTCACGTTGAACAAAAATAAGAAATGCAACTGATGTCTAGGAGCCTAGATCTTGTGGCTGTCTTAGTTGTGTGGCTTGACTCCGCCACAGAGTGGAGCCGAGTTGCTGACATAAGAAATCTTCACTGTGACACCTGATTGGATGAACAACCCTTTAACACTTAGATTTGCGACGAGACTGAAGATGATCAAAGCTGTTTCAAGCTTTCAAAGGTTCCAATTCGTTACCTACTCTCGTCTTTCAGATTCAGATCTTCTCCGGGATAATCAATCATTTTGACGCAAAAGGAGAGCATATGAGAATCGTTTTCAAACACGTCAGACGTTCACGCGCCGTCAATTGCTTTCATCATGACTGACTGGGCCAAGCTCAAAGTCGTCGACCTCAAGGCCGAGCTCAAAAGTCGCGGTCTACCACAGCACGGTCTCAAAACAGAGCTTGTCGCGCGACTAGATGAATCTGATCAAGAAACTGAGAATACTGAGGCCCAAGAACAGCTTGACGATGCGCCTACAGACACCAAGTCGGGAAATGATGAGCCACCGGCTCAGCAACCAGTCCTTGCAGACAACGAGCCCCAGGAAGCGACCGAGCAGCACGGACcggaagaagaaaagccaACAGCAGAAATATCGGAGCTAGAAGAGAAACAGTTGGATGATAACACTGCGCCCAATGTCGATGGGGAGACTAATAAAGGGGTCCCTGAAACCGACAAGGAGGAAGTTGTCAAGAATGGAGCATCAGAGGAAGCGGCGCGCGATGGCGATCTGGTCGCGGACGTGCCAATTCCTGGGAATGAAATGGATGTTCAATCAAGGGAACCAACGGTGGAGGAGAAATCAAGAGCGGGAACAGTGACGACCACTGTCGAATCTACACCCTCTCACTCACTCGAACCAACCCCTGCTGCCGAACAGCAAAAGCGCAAACGCCGCTCTCTCACACCCCCACCAACCGAAGAATCGATTGCACGCAAACGCGCACGCACGGATGAGAGTTCAGCAAACGGCGATAGTCTAGGTGCGCGACAGGAAGATCTGCTACCTGAAACTCAGAACAAACCTGCTCCTATGAACCTGGATAGTGAGCCCCAAACAGAGAAGCCTCAACAAGAACCTTCACAGGAAGCTGCCCCAGAGACCGAGGCACCCAGACAAGAAGATTCTGGTGAAGACGGAGATAAAACGCAGGATATGAACTACGAGCGAGACGTTGCACCGGCGGTGCACCCGGCCACTTCTGCACTTTACATCAAGAACTTCATGCGCCCTCTCCGGCCTCAAGATGTCAAGGCCCATCTTGTCACGCTTGCGAGACGTTCTCAGGACGCAGcggacgatgacgatgggATCGTGACCGAATTCTTTCTGGACCAGATCCGTACTCATGGTTTTGTTATCTTCAAAAACACCGCTGCTGCTTCCCGCGTTCGCACTGCACTTCACGACAGTGTCTGGCCTAACGAGAGCAATCGCAAAGCGCTCTGGGTCGACTTTGTCCCTCCTGAGAAAGTCCGGGACTGGATTGATACAGAACAAGCCAGCGGTGGTCCACGCGGCCGCTCTGGTGCTCGATGGGAAATCGTTTATGAGGATGGCCCTAACGGCGATGTTGAAGCACATCTCGAGgaagcatcagcatcaacatctcGCATGATGCCTCAACTGAGCGCAAGACCACCTCCGAGCTCGACGATGGCGACTAATTCTATCCCTCTTGGACCCAGAGCACTCCGCGACCCTGCCATTCCTACTGGACCACGCCCTGTTCGCCCCGGCACTGGACCTGGACCAAGACCTCCACCTATCAACCCAGGCGGTGCATTCAAGCGAACCAACACTCGCCCAGTTATCGACTACCAACCTGTATCAGAAGACCTTGCGCGCCGCCGCATCGACAATATGCGCTCTTATTACACAAACGATCGCAACCGCGATGTCGGCCGCGAGATTAACCGCTACTCCTTTGAGAACGGTACTTCATTCGTTGACCGGGGCAAGGAGGTCTTTGAAGGCATCCGGCCTCCACACCGCGAGCGAGCCATGGGCCGTGAGCGCCGTGGTGGGAGACGTCGTGGAcgcggcggcggcggtggcggtCGACCGCGTAGTGATCGGTATCTTCCTCCACCAAGAGACGACCACCGTCCTCGTCGTGGCTCCTTGTCTGACGACGGCGATGTTCGAATGAGGGACTGAGGGCTAGGTGCGCATTATGTGCTATGCGGTGCGAAGAAAAGACAGTAAATTCAAATTAATAACTTTGCATTGTGTGCACAGTATCAGGAGCTATATCACATGGAGGGCGGCGTTGAGACAGTAAAAGGCAAGGAAATAAACAATAGGTGTTGAGACATCAGTGAATTGAGtaactttaattttaatCATCGTTTTAATTCTGAAGACTGCTTTTATCCTAGTCATATTTTGTGTATGAGTATTAACATCACTAAATGAGACGCTACAAGCTGGATGCAGCACTTGCTTGGGTCATTGATGTCAGTACATTTCAGCACAGGAGGCATGACATGGCGGCTTGAGGTGTAGTGGTGGTATCACAATCTTTCTTATAAGACCGATGTTTCTGAATATAACATTAAAATAGCAGCCATTATCCTTGCTCCCGAGAAACTAACAGACGTTACCAACGACCTATCCCAGACGCCAAAATCATCTCACACTAGTCGTTCAAGCAGTGGCGGCAAGAGGGGTAGGCTCAACACCGACGCGCTCTCGGCTCATGATATCGAGCATCAGAGGGGTAGGTCGGTTATCCTTGAAAACCACCTGGTTACTCTTGGCAAGCTGGACGTTCTGGAGGTACTTGTCGAAGAGGTAAG
This genomic stretch from Fusarium oxysporum f. sp. lycopersici 4287 chromosome 2, whole genome shotgun sequence harbors:
- a CDS encoding hypothetical protein (At least one base has a quality score < 10), producing MSAQKTSAIADQEPVDVLFAIHEKFDLLDFAGALEVFTTASHDFKDPDNNKAFEVTIVGPEPKVISDQGVVVGSQISYKEAHERLEDFDILVVVGGNSKEVVAKELQPLSLITDFSELQKRDPARERTILSICTGALFLGKQGILSGLSATTHPDFLTTFENICSDAATVNLQERTDVVEDARYVVNNLRFDLGEDESPYIRRKSDAGQGRRPSAARKGSMSFQGFQHPP
- a CDS encoding hypothetical protein (At least one base has a quality score < 10), with the translated sequence MSAQKTSAIADQEPVDVLFAIHEKFDLLDFAGALEVFTTASHDFKDPDNNKAFEVTIVGPEPKVISDQGVVVGSQISYKEAHERLEDFDILVVVGGNSKEVVAKELQPLSLITDFSELQKRDPARERTILSICTGALFLGKQGILSGLSATTHPDFLTTFENICSDAATVNLQERTDVVEDARYVVNNLRFDLGEDESPYIRRKSDAGQGRRPSAARYVTHAEWSLYTPLCHALSLRQLN